A DNA window from Mesotoga infera contains the following coding sequences:
- a CDS encoding RNA-dependent DNA polymerase — translation MEVYVKRANNIYEKVYSFENIYLAYIKARKNKRYREDVLEFTDNLEANLITIQNELIWKMYSPGRYREFVVCEPKRRIIQAPSFKDRVVQHALCNVIEPVFDLRFICDSYACRKGKGTHAGVERTIYFLRKLAGSSSRTYCLKADISSYFPSIDHTVLKTLLRKRVSCEATLWLIDTIIDSSSCGCTRGIPIGALTSQLFANIYLNELDTFVKHDLRAKHYVRYVDDFIILDHSKQRLREYLSEIKGYLEDRLRLALNHKTGIFPVSRGIDFLGYRIWADKLLLRRANIRRSKRRLRKLRVLYEDGAVKLEKLRSSVASWQGQCKFSKSYSAMQRVIDFAGLSEVFR, via the coding sequence ATGGAGGTATATGTGAAAAGAGCCAATAACATATACGAGAAGGTCTACAGTTTTGAGAACATCTATCTTGCGTATATCAAGGCAAGAAAGAACAAGAGATACAGAGAAGATGTACTCGAATTCACGGACAACCTTGAAGCGAATCTTATCACCATCCAGAACGAACTCATCTGGAAGATGTACTCCCCAGGGAGGTATAGAGAGTTCGTTGTGTGTGAACCGAAAAGGCGGATAATCCAGGCGCCAAGCTTCAAAGACAGGGTCGTTCAGCACGCACTGTGCAATGTTATTGAGCCGGTTTTCGACCTGCGATTCATATGTGACAGTTATGCGTGCAGAAAGGGAAAGGGCACTCATGCGGGCGTTGAAAGAACCATTTACTTCTTAAGGAAGCTGGCGGGATCTTCATCCAGAACATATTGTCTTAAAGCGGATATCTCGAGCTATTTTCCTTCGATCGACCATACTGTTCTAAAGACGCTTCTTAGGAAGAGGGTCTCCTGCGAAGCCACGCTATGGCTAATAGATACAATCATTGATAGCAGTTCATGCGGATGTACCAGAGGGATCCCGATAGGCGCCTTGACGAGTCAACTATTCGCAAACATTTACCTTAATGAACTGGATACTTTTGTCAAGCATGATCTTCGCGCGAAACACTACGTAAGATATGTAGATGACTTCATAATTCTGGATCACAGCAAACAGAGACTCCGGGAATATTTAAGCGAAATAAAAGGTTATCTGGAAGACCGGCTAAGGCTTGCACTGAATCATAAAACCGGAATATTTCCAGTATCGCGTGGAATTGATTTTCTCGGCTATCGGATCTGGGCAGATAAACTCCTGCTGAGAAGAGCAAATATCCGCAGAAGTAAGCGAAGACTTCGAAAACTGAGGGTTCTTTATGAAGACGGGGCAGTGAAACTCGAGAAGCTTCGTTCATCAGTGGCGTCTTGGCAGGGGCAATGTAAGTTTTCAAAATCGTACTCGGCCATGCAAAGAGTAATTGATTTTGCGGGCCTTTCGGAGGTGTTCAGGTGA
- the avd gene encoding diversity-generating retroelement protein Avd — MEPLKIKQKIEDMIAYAYIVLAQFPKSEKHTLAAEIKRSMFRLLELVIVCNKKYFKKTTMQELDVELDVLRSYVRLAVNLKFVPLKKYEIWAGYLTEIGKMIGGWMKSIRV; from the coding sequence ATGGAGCCGTTGAAAATAAAGCAGAAGATCGAAGACATGATTGCATATGCTTACATAGTTTTGGCGCAATTTCCAAAAAGCGAAAAACACACTCTGGCAGCCGAGATAAAGAGATCTATGTTCAGGTTACTCGAGTTAGTGATCGTCTGCAACAAAAAGTATTTCAAGAAGACCACCATGCAGGAACTCGACGTGGAACTGGATGTTCTGAGGAGTTACGTGCGGTTGGCGGTTAATTTGAAATTTGTACCATTGAAAAAATACGAGATATGGGCTGGCTACTTGACCGAAATTGGAAAAATGATCGGTGGGTGGATGAAGTCTATAAGGGTCTGA